One window of the Vigna radiata var. radiata cultivar VC1973A chromosome 1, Vradiata_ver6, whole genome shotgun sequence genome contains the following:
- the LOC106756745 gene encoding homeobox protein knotted-1-like 1, which produces MESERPNTTIETYEHQHQLQQQDDDEEEEEEEKNNEILKRRISSHPLYGLLVEAHLDCLKVGDISNLERELKIDQMQATEKKNLGMFSQSELDLFMEAYCLALGKLKEAMVEPQQKSMAFINNMHSQLREITNPTLPAPSSEPSPPSASSSHSKFSIN; this is translated from the exons ATGGAATCTGAGAGGCCTAACACTACTATTGAGACCTACGAACACCAACACCAACTACAACAGCAAGATGATgacgaggaagaagaagaagaagaaaagaacaaTGAGATCCTCAAGAGAAGAATCTCCAGCCACCCTCTCTATGGACTGCTGGTTGAAGCTCACCTCGACTGTTTGAAG GTCGGTGACATTTCCAACCTGGAGAGAGAGCTGAAGATAGATCAGATGCAAGCAACAGAGAAGAAAAACTTGGGCATGTTCAGCCAATCTGAGCTCGATCTCTTCATG GAAGCATATTGCTTGGCACTTGGGAAGCTTAAAGAAGCAATGGTGGAACCACAACAGAAGTCCATGGCTTTCATAAACAACATGCATTCTCAACTTAGAGAGATCACTAACCCAACTTTGCCTGCACCTTCTTCTGAACCTTCACCACCTTCTGCTTCTTCTAGTCACTCCAAATTCTCAATAAATTAG
- the LOC106755966 gene encoding pentatricopeptide repeat-containing protein At1g05600, which yields MSIRWPRRLTPTYLSQIIRTQKNPIKALHIFNEAKSRYPNYCHNGPVYATMINILGTSGRLTEMRDVIEQMREDSCECKDSVFVSVIKTYANAGQVDEAMSLYKTIPQFNCVNWTESFNTILQIMVNENRLEMAHHLFVKSSCGWEVRSRVRALNLLMYALCQNGRSDLALQLFQEMDYQSCYPNRDSYAILMKGLCQDRRLHEATHLLYSMFWRISQKGNGEDIVVYRTLLDALCDAGKLEEAVEILGKILRKGLKAPKRCYNHPDLGQFLDGKDIESAKHVIHEALVKGSIPSLASYNAMAVDLYTEGKIDEADKVIMVMQDRGFRPTHNIFEAKVAALCKVSKVNEAIKVIEEDMVKVNCLPTARVYNILLKSLYNVGNSMTVLESLNKMSNKVGSAGDRDTYGMLLEMLCGERRYVEASQLLEKMSIKSYWPSTNSYNSVIKGLCSLGRQYEAVMWLEDMMSQGKLPETSVWNSLASLFCNSEKIKASSETFSRLSGL from the coding sequence ATGAGCATAAGATGGCCAAGACGGTTGACACCAACCTATCTCTCTCAGATTATAAGAACCCAGAAAAACCCAATAAAGGCTCTTCACATTTTCAATGAAGCCAAATCCAGGTACCCCAATTACTGCCACAATGGTCCTGTTTATGCCACCATGATCAACATCCTTGGAACATCAGGGAGGCTGACTGAGATGAGGGATGTGATTGAGCAGATGAGAGAGGATTCATGTGAATGCAAGGATTCTGTTTTTGTGTCTGTTATTAAGACATATGCCAATGCCGGCCAGGTAGATGAAGCTATGTCTCTGTACAAAACAATTCCTCAGTTTAACTGTGTTAATTGGACAGAATCCTTCAACACAATTTTGCAGATAATGGTGAATGAGAACCGGCTTGAAATGGCCCACCATCTCTTTGTCAAGAGCTCTTGTGGTTGGGAAGTGAGGTCTCGGGTTCGAGCATTGAACTTGCTTATGTATGCTCTTTGCCAGAATGGTCGCTCTGATTTGGCACTGCAGTTATTCCAAGAGATGGATTATCAAAGTTGCTACCCTAATAGGGACAGCTATGCAATTTTGATGAAGGGATTGTGCCAAGACAGGAGGTTACATGAGGCCACCCATTTGTTGTATTCAATGTTTTGGAGGATCTCACAGAAAGGTAATGGTGAGGATATTGTAGTCTATAGAACACTTTTGGATGCTTTATGTGATGCTGGAAAACTTGAAGAAGCTGTGGAAATTCTAGGTAAAATTTTGAGGAAAGGACTGAAGGCTCCGAAGCGATGTTATAACCATCCTGATCTTGGCCAGTTCTTGGATGGCAAAGATATAGAAAGTGCTAAACATGTGATTCATGAAGCTTTGGTCAAAGGCTCAATTCCTAGTTTGGCTAGTTATAATGCCATGGCTGTTGATCTGTACACCGAAGGTAAGATAGATGAGGCTGATAAGGTCATCATGGTAATGCAAGACAGAGGCTTTAGACCAACACATAATATCTTCGAGGCAAAAGTAGCTGCATTGTGCAAGGTTAGTAAGGTGAACGAAGCAATCAAGGTAATTGAGGAAGACATGGTGAAAGTTAATTGTCTACCAACTGCTAGAGTGTACAACATTCTCTTGAAAAGCCTATACAATGTTGGAAATTCTATGACTGTACTCGAGAGCTTGAACAAGATGTCAAACAAGGTAGGTAGTGCAGGTGACAGAGATACTTACGGCATGTTGCTGGAAATGCTTTGTGGTGAGAGAAGGTATGTCGAGGCAAGCCAACTTCTGGAGAAAATGTCAATTAAGTCATACTGGCCCAGTACCAACAGTTATAATTCTGTCATTAAAGGTCTTTGCTCCTTAGGTAGGCAATATGAAGCAGTTATGTGGTTAGAGGACATGATGAGCCAGGGAAAGCTTCCTGAAACTTCTGTCTGGAATTCATTGGCATCTTTATTTTGTAACTCAGAAAAGATTAAAGCGTCTTCTGAGACATTTAGTCGCCTGAGTGGTTTGTGA
- the LOC106764765 gene encoding mitogen-activated protein kinase kinase 9 produces the protein MALVRHRRHPNLRLPLPEISERRPRFPLPLPPTTAKPAAGEGITAADLENLAVLGHGNGGTVYKVRHKTTSATYALKIIHSNADATMRRRAFSETSILRRATDCPHVVRFHGSFEKPSGDVAILMEYMDGGTLETALATSGTFSEGRLAAVARDILEGLACLHSRNIAHRDIKPANILVNSQGEVKIADFGVSKLMCRTLEACNSYVGTCAYMSPERFDPEASGGNYNGFAADIWSLGLTLFELYVGHFPFLETGQRPDWATLICAICYGDPPSLPETASAEFRSFVESCLKKESSDRWTAAQLLTHPFVCKNPETH, from the coding sequence ATGGCACTTGTCCGCCACCGTCGCCATCCTAATCTCCGCCTACCCCTCCCGGAGATCTCAGAGCGCCGCCCCCGCTTCCCGCTGCCCCTCCCTCCCACCACCGCTAAACCCGCCGCCGGAGAAGGCATCACCGCCGCCGACCTCGAAAACCTCGCCGTTCTCGGCCATGGCAACGGCGGCACCGTCTACAAGGTCCGCCACAAGACAACCTCCGCCACCTACGCGCTCAAAATCATCCACAGCAACGCCGACGCCACCATGCGCCGCCGTGCGTTCTCGGAAACCTCCATCCTCCGCCGTGCCACCGATTGCCCCCACGTCGTCCGCTTCCACGGCTCCTTCGAAAAGCCCTCCGGCGACGTCGCCATCCTCATGGAGTACATGGACGGCGGCACCCTCGAGACCGCCCTCGCCACCAGCGGCACGTTCTCAGAGGGAAGGCTTGCCGCGGTGGCGCGTGATATCCTCGAGGGCCTCGCGTGCCTCCACTCGCGCAACATCGCGCACCGCGACATCAAACCTGCGAACATCCTCGTAAACTCCCAGGGAGAAGTTAAAATTGCAGACTTCGGAGTCAGCAAACTCATGTGCCGCACGCTCGAAGCTTGCAACTCTTATGTCGGCACGTGCGCGTACATGAGTCCGGAACGGTTCGACCCGGAAGCATCAGGCGGGAACTACAACGGTTTCGCTGCGGATATTTGGAGTTTGGGTTTGACCCTCTTTGAACTCTACGTGGGTCACTTCCCCTTTCTTGAAACGGGTCAGCGACCCGATTGGGCTACCCTCATATGTGCCATTTGTTACGGCGACCCGCCTAGCCTCCCCGAGACGGCGTCAGCTGAATTTCGCAGCTTCGTCGAATCCTGTTTAAAAAAGGAGTCCAGTGATAGGTGGACGGCGGCACAACTCTTGACCCACCCGTTTGTGTGCAAAAACCCGGAAACTCACTAA